Proteins from one Chitinophaga oryzae genomic window:
- a CDS encoding 2,3,4,5-tetrahydropyridine-2,6-dicarboxylate N-succinyltransferase yields MDLQQQIQAAWADRSLLQETQYTDAVKAVIEAVDKGTLRVAQPAESGWVVNEWVKQAILMYFTIQPMETMSVPPFEFYDKMKLKTNYKDLGVRVVPHAIARYGAYISKGCILMPSYVNIGAYVDEGTMVDTWATVGSCAQIGKHVHLSGGVGIGGVLEPLQASPVIIEDGCFVGSRCIVVEGVHVEKEAVLGANVVLTQSTKIIDVSGPEPIEYKGRVPARSVVIPGTYTKKFPAGEYQVSCALIIGQRKASTDLKTSLNDTLREFNVAV; encoded by the coding sequence ATGGATTTACAACAACAAATACAGGCTGCCTGGGCTGACAGGAGCCTGTTGCAGGAAACGCAGTATACCGATGCTGTAAAAGCGGTGATAGAAGCAGTAGACAAAGGCACGCTGAGAGTAGCGCAGCCTGCAGAAAGCGGCTGGGTAGTTAATGAGTGGGTAAAGCAGGCTATCCTGATGTATTTCACCATTCAGCCGATGGAGACCATGTCTGTTCCTCCGTTCGAGTTCTACGACAAGATGAAGCTGAAGACCAACTATAAAGACCTGGGCGTGCGCGTAGTGCCGCATGCTATTGCCCGTTACGGTGCGTATATCTCCAAAGGTTGTATCCTGATGCCTTCCTACGTGAACATCGGCGCTTATGTAGACGAAGGAACGATGGTAGACACCTGGGCTACCGTAGGCTCCTGTGCGCAGATCGGCAAACACGTGCACCTGAGCGGTGGCGTAGGTATCGGCGGCGTACTGGAACCGCTGCAGGCCAGCCCTGTGATCATCGAAGACGGTTGCTTTGTGGGCTCCCGTTGCATCGTGGTAGAAGGTGTGCACGTAGAGAAAGAAGCCGTGCTCGGCGCCAACGTGGTACTGACCCAGTCCACCAAGATCATTGACGTGAGCGGTCCTGAGCCTATCGAATACAAAGGCCGTGTACCAGCCCGCAGCGTGGTGATCCCCGGAACTTACACCAAGAAGTTCCCTGCCGGCGAATACCAGGTGTCCTGCGCGCTGATCATTGGTCAGCGTAAAGCCTCCACCGACCTGAAGACCAGCCTGAACGACACCCTGCGTGAGTTCAACGTGGCCGTTTAA